The window TCTTAAAGACGCTGATATGTTGCTACCTGGAGTAAAGTTTGACTTTTATTTCAATTCAATAAGAATTATTTAGAAGAATTTGTGTGTGCCTCTTGCTTTTGTGACATGACATGTTGGCTAGTGGGTAGCCCTGTGAATAATAGTCGGCCTCAATgtaaataaagtaagtaataGATATAGCTCtgacaaaaaggaagagtaAGACCcgcagccaaaaaaaaaaaaaaaaaaaaaaaaaaaaaaaaaaaaaatactgcAAAAGTTGAAGTCTCCGAtactgggaatcgaacccagggctGCTCGGTGCTTCAACAGAAGTTGAGAGCGAGCGATGTTAGCCACTACACCATATCGGATGTGTTGAGTTGAGCGATGGTTGTCGCTTGACTCGTTGAGATGTAGGAGCGTGAAGTGGTAGATAACCTCTTGAAAATTTCCATGAGAGTTGAGTGGAGTTGAATAGTGGAGTGGTAAAAATAagtggaaaaaggaaagtgtTTGATTGCACAATGCAAGCTAATACATAGGGAAAAGTGGTACTAGcttgaaaggaagaaaaagagccaaaaaagaaaagcggagaaaagaaagaaagaatgagTGTGAAAAAtcacaaaaaagaaatcatttCATGTCTCCGAtactgggaatcgaacccagggctGCTCGGATCTTCATGAGAGCGAGCGATGTTAGCCACTACACCATATCGGATTTGTTGTTATTGACAGGGGTTGTGCAATTGAGATATATGAACTATTGGTGAGAGATCTGATACACGTTTTTAAGATGATCTGTGGGCTCTCAATTCTTGTTGTATTGGAGGAGTCGTCTTAGATTTACTCTATAATAATCTGTTGGCAAAACTAAACGAATTTGTAACAACTCATGTTAGCTCGTCCCTCTACTGAATGTAACAACCAAGTGATGAGATCTTGCAGCTGTATTAGATCACTAACTGCCACATCCTTAGTTGAGCGCGGTGATGTATGACCACTGTTCAAGAGGGCCGCTCAGAGTCAAGAGACCGCCGCCTGGGCAGCCGAGAGTTCCGAGCAGGGCATTGGCGTTAACCTGTATAATTTTGTTTCCATGTCAGTTGGATTCCTAAGTAGCAGGGGGGTAAACGAAACATACGTTGCAGTTATCCTCGGTTTGGATGTCGTGGACAGCCTATCGTTGATACATTAGTACATCGACTTATTGAGAGCCGTTggaaaatataaatatatatacttaccACCTCTAGACCGTAGAGCTTGCCGTCATCTCCCTTGATGCCGTCGGCGAGCGATGTCACGGCGGTTTGTAATCCGTCGGATGGGAAAGTAAGCTGGGAGCAAAGAGTGGCCGCCCAGTTGAGCTTGGTTTGGGAGTCGAGGTCTAAGGTAGACTGGGGAACGGTGCTGGGCTGTCCAGGGACTGGGAAGCAGATTGCTGAATCGGCCTTTGCGGAGAGCGCGAGGCAGAGggtggtgaagatggcggTTGTTAACTGCATTGTGGAAAGGCTTGTGATGAGATTGGGCTGTACTGGAAGTCGGAAAAGAAGTGGTCAAGTTGGAAACAaataacatatatatatatatatatatatatgttcaCAAGACTCTAATATCACAACTGGTATAAACTAAATACGATTTATTCAATTTGTCTCCGGATAGTCAGTTGCCCCGATTGGCAAGAGAGCAAGCTTCGTTATGTTTAGTATACTGTCCGGATTGGGAAGGTTACAGTAAGCTTATGTTGTTTAAGCTACaagaataataaactttCTAGTCTTGGCGGATAGCAGAGCGTGAATTTGTTCATTATAACTCTATATTCCGACATAATTTGTCGAATAAAATCCTGTTATACCAGTTGTTTTAACGGATTGTTTTCTGAGTATTTTTGCTGCAGACCCCGCGCATTTTGAGATTGAAGCACCATATTATTGAGTtgatattaaattaagcctaaagaaaaatattttaccCGCACCTCTCATAATATGCCAAACTGATATGAAAGCATAAATCACTACATCAACCGGTCATTTGTCTACGATCTGGCCATGAAAACGTACGGCCAGATATAGTTAATGCAGGGAATAATCCAAAACTCCGGGCTGGATATGCAACAGCTCTTGGCTTTCCATTTAAGGATAATTTGGCTGATGACTCCGTTAATACTAATCCAAGTTATTTTTAGATTCCTGAGTTCAGTTGTGATGGTGAACGATGATGCAACCTCGCTAATCTTGTAAACATCTTGATAGGCCCGATGGCTTGCAACGTATGCTGTATGGGAGCCACATGTGAGCCAAATGATAAGTAAGCATGCATATCGTAAGCGAGAGGTGTggaaaagattataaatatGTTAGAATTGGCATCGTGGATAATAGCCCTGACAACAATAATTGcctaaatacatgtatacataaGTTAATCACTGATAATTCTTCCATCTGTTCTAGCTATGTTCCTTCGATCTACAATGTGCTAGTGTTAGTGCCGCTACTTACTCATATCGCCCTACATAGGGATGAGATCGTtgataatatttatttaatgaGCATTTAAAGCTTGATGTTGAAGGAATCACAATCAATGATTTATTTGATACAAGATTACGTAGGGTTGCGAGTGTTTTTTGCAATTTGGATAAACTTGTAAGATCGTATCCCGCCGGCTAGTGCTACTAGGTATACGTCCTGAATTGTTTTTGTTTCCGGCTAAAAAGATGATTGCATGTAAATATAGAATGTCATGTACAAAATTTAatggtgaaaaaaaaattaatgaCTTTTTGTCTCAAGATTTCTACCGCCTTGACGATTTCCGGCTGTCTGCTTCTCATATTCGATATCGTAATTTCTAGCAATAGTTGATTAGTATACATTGAGGAAGCGTTAGCTGATTAAATCGAAAAGAGAAACTTGAAGAGTATATTTAATTCCTCTTTACACGCCccctcttttaatatttcgcCCAAAACTGCTCTTTTTACACATTATACATCGCTTTATCCACTTATTACAGCTCATTTTTAACACAGCTACGTCGGATTATTCTGCCGAAAAGAGCGAATGAGGTTATAATTGCAGCCAGTGTAGGAgccctcatcatcattttACCAAACGACGTAGATTATATGTCAATTATAAGTCCTATATCAACTGCCCAGCCTAAATTTGCGTCAGCTATGCACTTGTACATGTGATTATCTCCACCACGACTTTACGCGACTGAGAATCATTTTTGGTGTCTGTACGTATGAAGAACCGTGGCGGGCCACTTCAGCAAATGAAAGTTCCGGATTAACAGATCGTGACATTAGCTCCATGCTCCATCCATGGCCGCCATCATCTCTCATTTTGCGGCCTTTGTTTGTTGAAAAAGACGATGAATGCCTCTCTTGCGGTGCCCCCCTTTTCTGGTCATAGGTTCGTTTCCCATAACCCATTGCACTGTATCTGTTTCGACCAGATGCTTGTACGCGGTATGGCCGCTCACGAGACGTCTCTTTTAGCGAAGAAGTTATGACATATTTAACATGCTCCAAGTTCTTGCCAAAATGCTCCAGCTTATACAATTTTTTCACCAGAGCGTCAACTCCTTGTTCGTCAAGAAGCATATCGTCTGGACAAGTGGGCTCACTCATATTCTGCTGGAACGTCTCAACTAGCTGGAGGTGGATCCGCCTGTCCTCGTGCAATGCCTCCAGGCGTTTCGTGTTTGTAAGGaaacctctctctcttgcggCTTCAACAGCAACCTTTTCATCTTGGATGAGAATGTCTAGATATTCCAATGTAGCGTCATTAATGTACGTGATGGAAttctttttcaaaaaaagacaaaatcgAGCTGCAGCGCGTCGAACCTCGTCGAGCTCTTGCTTATACTCTTCAATATTTTGATCGAGCCTAGTGATGGTTGTTTGCCGTAGCGTTACATCGTCTGCGTTGGCCTTCAACTGCCTTTCGATTTCAGTGTCCGTGACTTGAACTTTGGTCTCTGATAACTCGAAAAGAATATGTAAATGCTCTTGCCATCGGTGGTGACAATGACGGCAAACATTTGCGCCACCAAAAGCCGTGCAGCGAATAAGGCCTGGATCGGCGACCACATCTTCCTTGACATTTCGCAGAGAGCAGATGCGGTGGCAGTGCGTCTTATAAATGGTGACAACCGCCCCATCCCCAACACCGCTATCTTTGAAGTCACAACAATAAATATTTTTGCAAACTGTGCGAGGCCTGTCTAGCTTTTTAGCTAAGAATTGAATCTTTTCAAAGCGAAGCCTCTTACGAAGATTCGCTGCTGTCAATCTTGTGTCTTTCAACTCCATCTTCTGATTTTCGGCTAGCTTGATGCTTTTTCTGATACATTCCGCAATGTTCGCCATGGGTTTTGTCAATTCCAATATTAGCTTCCGCGCTCCGTTAAGGCTCAGGGTGCTGACAACAGAATGAGGTGATGTTGATGCGAAGTAGTGGAGAAGTCTATACGCCTCTTTTCTTGAGTGATCCCAACTTCTGCGGAACTCTTCTTCATTAGATACTGGTACTTTCTGTCTATACGCCGCGAGGTAGCGAAAGCTTTCAGAGTCAAAACAGTATGTAGTTGAAGTGGAGAGCGTAATAGGAATGTCCAAATGCTCATCAAGCAGTGACTTGAGTGGTTTAAACGTATCCCCAGGTGCGTAGTTGGAGATGCGCGTATTAGTGAAACCGAAGGCCATAATATTGGCTGCACTGCGGTGTATATGGGTGAGCAATTCCTTAACACAATATCTAAAAGTAACGGTAAGACGAGCGTTATTAGATTTGACAAGGACCAGGATGCCATGTAGTTCATCGTAGCTGCTAATCGTGTTTAGAATATCGGCCATGTTCTCCTTATCGTAAGAGTGGCCCCTTGTATCTCCAATACCTGGAGTATCAATCAACCGGTATGTCTTTGTCCCGATTGTGACCGAATACACAGATGACTTCTGTGTTGCCGACTTTCCTGTTGAACCATCTGCCTCATCATCACGAGCGCCAACCTTGACATTGTATTCTTGAATTCCAGCAGACAAGTTTTCTCTGTCCATGTgttggagagagaaagagcatGGAATCACAGATGTGAGCTCATCTGCGTCTTTGGCCTCATCTAGTGTTGAGTAAGTCAAGTAATTGACAAACGCATTGATAAATGTTGACTTTCCCACTCCAGTTTCTCCGAGAATGAGAATGTTGATAAAGTCAGACTGATCGAGTCCAGTCAACAGTTCATGAAGCTCTTTTGCATTATATTTCTCATAGGTGTTCCCGTGTTTAAGATCATTACATTTGAACTCAAATGTACTGTAGGCGCCACGGCCACATACGCAGTAGAAGAATCTATCGCTGAATCCGTATTCAATCGCGGCAAAGCATACTGGACAGACCCATTCCACAGAATTATGGCCGCATTCGGATCTAGGACAAGGTACCCTAACGATGGCTCTCTTGACTGGTCGTTCACGCTCATTAGTATCTAGAGCCGTACCATAGGACTGAGCGAAGCATTTTGAGGACAGAAATTGACGGTGATTGAGGATATCGGGAATACACTCATCCTTGCCCTTGTATTGAGAGATGCAGGGACCCGCATCAGGGCAAAAAGGATAGTCCGTTGCGTCATGATCCATAATGTACACGGGCAAGTGCTCATCTGAATGTCCCAGTAACTCTAGTAACAAAGCGCAGTTATCATtccattcctttttttggtccATTGACGCAGAATTGAAATGAAATACGTAATAGGAGGCGTCTTTATGAGATTTGTTGACCGTTTCCAGAGAAACCCCATTGTGGCCCAAATATTTTGCGCCCTGTGCAGTAAAGTTGCTAATGAATTCAAGCTTGCTAGATTCCTGTCCAACAATGGCGGACGCATGATCTACCGTAAAGTCTCCCGAAGTGGCGTGCCGATATAAGTCAAACAACATCGAGGGCCCTCCTTTCCCCTTTCGTGCCTCCTGCAAGGCGTGAAGAAGCCGATTTATAGTCCAACTTCTAAGTTCTTCTAGAGCCTTCAGAGAAGCAAAAACTTGATTCATGTGATCTTTGCTTGTGTGCATCATGTGGCTTGCCAAGTATGTGTAATAAGTTTGGAGACTAGCTGCACAAGCTCCAAAGTCATCGAATAATTGAATAAAGGCAACGAGATCGTCATTCCTGATTGGGATGAAATTACAATGAAACCCCAGTGGAGCAGATATAATATATGAGAGTGCTGTGATCGGTAGCAAGGTGTATTCTATTGGCCATCCCTTTCCGCCGTTCGCCTGTCGAATATGATCTTGCACGATCCGAATGAAGCTGCATACTTCCGATACGTCTCTCATCACGAGACCTTCTTTTTCAAGGACATCGGTATAGAGCATGAGCTCGCTGCAAACTTCCATTTCAGGTGCTGTTTCAAGTGTGAGAAAGGCAGATTCGATAGCGTATGTCAAAGTATCCAGATCTCTTTGGAAGGTAACATTTCCCTCTTCGGATTGACCAGCTTTGCTTGACATGGGACAACTTGCTGAGATAATATTCCGCAGACCCCAACTGATTCCAGTCACCACGTGAGTGCAATCGTTTTTCCCCAAAGGTGTCAAATCGCTACATGATTTGAATGCTTCAGTCATATCGTTCAGTGTCTGTTGCACTGTCGAGACATTATGAACAATAGCGGCACGAAACTCTCCACTGCTGGGCGTGAAATCACGAAGAAAAACGGCGGCGCCGTGGAGGTCCAAGTATCCGGCAAGAGTATTGACCGCAGTGTTTTCATCTATATGAAGATCTTTAAACACATCCATGTATGACGCGCATTTGGAGAGAGTGATTTCTGTGACAGAAGTTGGCTGTGTCGATACGTAGTTGGTCAGTCGGTCGGAAGATAAAATTGAGGCTTGTAGAAATTTGTCTGATTTCGCATCATAGAGGGTGCCTATTTGTGCAACACGTCTGAGGGCTTGGCAAACTTGATTTTCCATGATTAATCGTAATTTGCAACTGTCGGCCGTGAAGTGGCAAAGATGAGGATAAGAAGTCCGGCTTCTGACAGAAGGAGTTGAATTACGGTCCGTATATTATGAGAATAGAAGGTTTAAATACATGAGGATATTCCATTCAACGGGTTCATTTGCACAGCCGGCTATTAATCTCTCCCAGCTTGGCTTCGAAGATACATGTGGGAGGCCGACAAATAAACTAAAGCCACACTCTATGACTTATATATCATTCGAGAGCAGTCACACGCATATGCGTTTGAGCCCAATATATGCAGTGTAACTGCATAAATTTATGACGAAACTATTTCAATGCTAAGTACACTCATTTGTTGTTATCACCCTCCTTAGAGCCGTGATACAAAAATTCCCCGCAGCGTCGCCTTACAAACAAAGCAGAACTAcgtgtatatgtatatgtatatgtatatgtatacaaTGACGTTCAAAGCCAACAGATGCGACTTTCTGCATGGGGCCTGCATGCGCACATGCAACCATCGGACAGTGGGAGGCCTACACCTATTCTTGTGTAAGCTCTTAAACGGCCCGCGTGAAGCCAAATACGACAGAGACGATGTATTTCATATCCTGTCGTCTTATCTAGGCGAATAATAGTGAGTATGCACTTCCGCATGGCCAAAATCACGCCCGGTTAAAAACGGGAGGATTTCAtatctcctttctttcccGAGTGGCCTGTTTCATGAACCACTGAGCGACTAACACGACAGTCTTTTACCCCCGCAGTACAGAATACATCGGTAAGAGGCTTCTGAGGTATGTAAACAATATCATGACGACTTCTAGAGCAGGCCCACTCGTGTATTTTATTTCACTATTGTCGGATATGACGAGTCATTGGATCGCTATGACCGGTTCCGACCCAGCGCGTATAGCACCTGTCTTGTAGCTCTGGGAAAAGCTTTTGGCTATTGACAATTTTGTAGCTGCTCCTCTCTAGTACCCATCAGTTGAAGATTCTATGTGTGCTGTAATATAAGGATAATCTATCAGAGTCATGGCTGAATATTCGCTCGAGTATCCGTCAAGATC is drawn from Trichoderma asperellum chromosome 4, complete sequence and contains these coding sequences:
- a CDS encoding uncharacterized protein (EggNog:ENOG41~SECRETED:SignalP(1-19)) yields the protein MQLTTAIFTTLCLALSAKADSAICFPVPGQPSTVPQSTLDLDSQTKLNWAATLCSQLTFPSDGLQTAVTSLADGIKGDDGKLYGLEVAVHDIQTEDNCNVNANALLGTLGCPGGGLLTLSGPLEQWSYITALN
- a CDS encoding uncharacterized protein (EggNog:ENOG41), coding for MENQVCQALRRVAQIGTLYDAKSDKFLQASILSSDRLTNYVSTQPTSVTEITLSKCASYMDVFKDLHIDENTAVNTLAGYLDLHGAAVFLRDFTPSSGEFRAAIVHNVSTVQQTLNDMTEAFKSCSDLTPLGKNDCTHVVTGISWGLRNIISASCPMSSKAGQSEEGNVTFQRDLDTLTYAIESAFLTLETAPEMEVCSELMLYTDVLEKEGLVMRDVSEVCSFIRIVQDHIRQANGGKGWPIEYTLLPITALSYIISAPLGFHCNFIPIRNDDLVAFIQLFDDFGACAASLQTYYTYLASHMMHTSKDHMNQVFASLKALEELRSWTINRLLHALQEARKGKGGPSMLFDLYRHATSGDFTVDHASAIVGQESSKLEFISNFTAQGAKYLGHNGVSLETVNKSHKDASYYVFHFNSASMDQKKEWNDNCALLLELLGHSDEHLPVYIMDHDATDYPFCPDAGPCISQYKGKDECIPDILNHRQFLSSKCFAQSYGTALDTNERERPVKRAIVRVPCPRSECGHNSVEWVCPVCFAAIEYGFSDRFFYCVCGRGAYSTFEFKCNDLKHGNTYEKYNAKELHELLTGLDQSDFINILILGETGVGKSTFINAFVNYLTYSTLDEAKDADELTSVIPCSFSLQHMDRENLSAGIQEYNVKVGARDDEADGSTGKSATQKSSVYSVTIGTKTYRLIDTPGIGDTRGHSYDKENMADILNTISSYDELHGILVLVKSNNARLTVTFRYCVKELLTHIHRSAANIMAFGFTNTRISNYAPGDTFKPLKSLLDEHLDIPITLSTSTTYCFDSESFRYLAAYRQKVPVSNEEEFRRSWDHSRKEAYRLLHYFASTSPHSVVSTLSLNGARKLILELTKPMANIAECIRKSIKLAENQKMELKDTRLTAANLRKRLRFEKIQFLAKKLDRPRTVCKNIYCCDFKDSGVGDGAVVTIYKTHCHRICSLRNVKEDVVADPGLIRCTAFGGANVCRHCHHRWQEHLHILFELSETKVQVTDTEIERQLKANADDVTLRQTTITRLDQNIEEYKQELDEVRRAAARFCLFLKKNSITYINDATLEYLDILIQDEKVAVEAARERGFLTNTKRLEALHEDRRIHLQLVETFQQNMSEPTCPDDMLLDEQGVDALVKKLYKLEHFGKNLEHVKYVITSSLKETSRERPYRVQASGRNRYSAMGYGKRTYDQKRGAPQERHSSSFSTNKGRKMRDDGGHGWSMELMSRSVNPELSFAEVARHGSSYVQTPKMILSRVKSWWR